Part of the Methanobacterium paludis genome is shown below.
TATGTCAATTGATAAAAAAATATCAGATGTGAAGATTAAAAGTTATTTGCTTCTAAATCTTATCTAAAAATAGGTACTAAACGATTTTTTAAACTGATGTAATTTTAAACTCAATGTGATATACTCAAGGATAACATTCCAAAATCGTAGCAAGGTGGTTTCAAATGGTTTATCTCATCTGTGATAAATGTAAACGTCATTATAAACTCCAAGAAGGAGAATTTCCAGAGAATGTTAGTGATGCATGTGATTGCGGTGGAAAATTAAGATCTGCTGAGAACCTTCCTGACACAGATGATAAGGATGAAACGTCTGTTGAAGAGTTAGAGAATGAATTAAACCTTAAAGAAAATGAAATCAAGGGCTTAAGAGAAAAACTGGCACGAACACAGGAACAGCTCCAGGACGTGATGAATGAAAAGAAATCACTGGAAAAACGGATGAGTGAATTGGAACTCAAAGAGATAGACCTGAAACTCAATAACTCCGAGAACATGCGGCAGGAACATAACAAACTTGAGCATCGAGTACAGGTCACTAAAAAGCAGTTGGATGATGCCAATGATGAGTTGAAAGTTCAGCATAAAGTTATTGAAGACCTGGATAATCGTGGAATCGTGGATATCCTTAGGGGAAGATTCCCTGAAAG
Proteins encoded:
- a CDS encoding coiled-coil domain-containing protein translates to MVYLICDKCKRHYKLQEGEFPENVSDACDCGGKLRSAENLPDTDDKDETSVEELENELNLKENEIKGLREKLARTQEQLQDVMNEKKSLEKRMSELELKEIDLKLNNSENMRQEHNKLEHRVQVTKKQLDDANDELKVQHKVIEDLDNRGIVDILRGRFPESFIRYRKMK